CTAGCCGGAGGGGCGCTGCCCGGGCCCGGGACAAGGTCAACGGGAAAGGTCAACGGGCGGGCTGGGGAGGCCGCAGCGCCCGCAGGGCGGCCAGCAGCACCTCCAGGGCTTGGGCCACTTCCGGACTGCGAAGCGCCTGCCAGACCTCCCGGACACGCATGGGCCGGGTGCGCGGCTGGGCCAGCTTCTCGTTGGCGGCCTGCGCCGCGTACAGGGCCAGGCGGAACAGGGGCTCGTAGCGAACCTGGCCCAGGACGCCCAGGAGCATCATGGCGTTGGCCACCAGGGTCATAAGCTCCGGACGGGTGGCAGCGCTGAACTGTTCGTCGAACTCCTCCATCACGCCGTCGACGGCGGCCAGGAGCCCGCTGCGCTGCAGTCGGCCCACCACGTCCAGGAGCTGCTCCACCGCGTCCGCGTGCTCGGCCAGCTTGGCCAGCACGCGGTCCAGCGCCTGCCGGTCCACGTCCCGCACGCTCACCTCGCCCATGGCATCCCACCTCACCGCCCGAACAGGCTCGCGAACCACAGACGCTCGAACCCCACCTTCACCGACCGAAACAGCCGCATGCCCCCCAACAGCCGGCAGTCCGGGTAGGACGACCGCCCGTACAGTTTGTCGGTGAAGTCGCACCACACCGCGGCGCCGATGTAGCCCGTGTCCATCACGCACACGCCCACCATGTTGTAGAGCTCCCCCAGGTACGCCCCGCGCACCCGGTCCAGGATCTGGGTCACCACGTGGTCGGCCTGGAAGTGGGCGAACACCCCCGCCATGCCCAGGCCGATGGTGGGCGCCACGACGTCGCCGATCCCGAACACCTCCGGGTACCGCAGCGAGGCCATGCTGGGGAGCGCCACGTCCATGTACCCCTCCCCCGTCGCCAGGGGTGACTGGCGTACGGGCTCCGGCGGCGCGTGGGGTGGGATGAGGATGGCCAGGTCGTACTCCAGGGATCGCCCGTCTGCGGAACGCAGTGCCCGGGCGTCACGGTCATGGGCGACCAGCTGGAAACCTCCCTGGAAGTCCACCCGGAACTGCTGGAGGAACGTCCGAAAGCCTTCCACCATCAAGGGCCCGAAGGTCTCCATGGGCTGTTGCCACGGGTGGAACACCGTGATGCGGGTGCGGTCGGAGATGTGCCGCTGGTCCGCCAGGTAGCGCAGCATGAAGGCCACCTCGAAGGGCGCGGGCGGGCAGCGGTACGGCCACTCCACCGGGCCCACCACCACGTGTCCACCGTGGAACCCCCGCAGGGCCTCCCGCAGCCGCACCGCGTACTCCAGCTCCCACGGCCCCTCGAAGCCGTCCGTGCGGGGGTCGGGCCGCAGGACGGCACCCAGGGCCACTACCAGGACGTCGTAGTCCAGCGAACCCGCGTCCGTGTCCACTCGGCGCGCCTCCGGTTCGATGCGCGTCACCGTGGCGTGCACCACCTTCGTGCCGTACCGCGCCTCCAGAAGCTTCAACGGACGGCGTACCTGATCGGGGTCGCGCTTGCCCATCATCACCCACAGGTAGCTGGGCCGGTACTCGTGCCACGGGCTGCGGTCCACCAGGACCACCTCCACCTCGCCGGGCCGGGACCACTCCGCCAGGCGCTTGGCAGCGATGGCCCCGCCGCTTCCCCCGCCCAGGATCACCACGCGGTGCATCGCGCTCCGCCTCCTTTCCAGCCGCAGGGTATCGTGACTGTAGGCCGAGGGCCATCCGGCGGTCGCCCGAACCGACCGTACCGTGACCGTGGGTCGAGGGCCATCGGGCGGTCGCCCGAACCGACCGCTAATCCTGCGACGGCGCCGTCAGGTCTTGACGGCT
The DNA window shown above is from Armatimonadota bacterium and carries:
- a CDS encoding FAD/NAD(P)-binding oxidoreductase; the protein is MHRVVILGGGSGGAIAAKRLAEWSRPGEVEVVLVDRSPWHEYRPSYLWVMMGKRDPDQVRRPLKLLEARYGTKVVHATVTRIEPEARRVDTDAGSLDYDVLVVALGAVLRPDPRTDGFEGPWELEYAVRLREALRGFHGGHVVVGPVEWPYRCPPAPFEVAFMLRYLADQRHISDRTRITVFHPWQQPMETFGPLMVEGFRTFLQQFRVDFQGGFQLVAHDRDARALRSADGRSLEYDLAILIPPHAPPEPVRQSPLATGEGYMDVALPSMASLRYPEVFGIGDVVAPTIGLGMAGVFAHFQADHVVTQILDRVRGAYLGELYNMVGVCVMDTGYIGAAVWCDFTDKLYGRSSYPDCRLLGGMRLFRSVKVGFERLWFASLFGR